The Polyodon spathula isolate WHYD16114869_AA chromosome 3, ASM1765450v1, whole genome shotgun sequence genome has a segment encoding these proteins:
- the LOC121313664 gene encoding protein Abitram-like gives MATEHQQGAPSVVDRYYTRWYKTDLKSKPCEDQCVLQHSNRICVITLAESHPILQNGRQIKSINYQISANCSRLQNKVSGKSKRGGQFLTELAPLCRITCTDGEEYTVFSCIRGRLLEVNEDILTNPSLLQEKPSTEGYIAVVLPKFEESKSVTQGLLTQTEYEDILSKRRSTNPEPC, from the exons ATGGCGACAGAGCACCAACAAGGAGCTCCTTCAGTTGTTGATCGTTATTATACCCGTTGGTATAAAACAG ATTTGAAGAGTAAGCCATGTGAAGACCAGTGTGTTCTGCAGCACTCTAATAG AATTTGTGTCATCACACTTGCAGAATCGCATCCAATTTTACAAAATGGAAGGCAAATCAAGAGCATAAATTACCAGATCAGCGCCAACTGCAGCAGGCTACAAAACAAGGTTTCTGGGAAGTCAAAGCGG GGTGGACAGTTCCTTACAGAGCTTGCACCCCTGTGTAGAATAACATGCACAGATGGAGAGGAATATACAGTTTTTAG ttGTATCAGAGGACGCCTGTTAGAAGTCAATGAAGACATTCTTACGAATCCTAGTCTATTGCAGGAAAAG cCATCCACAGAAGGCTACATTGCAGTTGTGTTGCCTAAATTTGAAGAAAGTAAAAGTGTAACCCAAGGACTGCTGACCCAGACAGAGTATGAAGATATTCTTTCTAAAAGAAGGAGCACAAACCCTGAGCCATGCTGA